A window of the Listeria swaminathanii genome harbors these coding sequences:
- a CDS encoding flagellar biosynthesis protein FlhA, giving the protein MGNLGAIKKYFAILIAVSFVIALIVPLPPFVLDLVLVTILAFSVLVYMRATSIKDWNELKSFPSLLLLMGIFRVSINISTTRAILTTGDPGQVIKQFGNFVIGSNFVVGIVIFIILIVFQFIVANGSSRTAEVAARFTLDALPGKQMAIDADLNQRLITEPEAKEKRAYLNMETEFYGAMDGAGKFVKGDVLFTVLLAVVNIVFGLIVGMVQGGLSFGEAAVKYTELTIGDGIVSQIGSLLMAMSAGVIVTRVFDGSDDNVAVGIFKELMQNSVVVYTLAAMFILMGVFSPLPTIPFVGIGVVLGIIGYRTQFNLKKKEQLELEKEMELIQSETNSAEAEHNQAFGAAREKFPVVVELGLNIAALVKQKMNGETAKDKVVLMRKSILQDLGIGVPGINFKDNTSFQPRGKYEIKVKGVAVASGVLKAGHLLALKTPGVMMDLDAEPTKDPIFGEDGYWILPGELEDAQMKNYQVLEPLSILITHLDVVLRKNLHELLMRQQIKDLIDGLADENQILIDEIKKKEIDYSLIQGVLRQLLKEGISVRDLPTIVEGIIDGQTIYPNDLDGITAFVRERISKVICEQAKNQDGKIYALLLQDSIEMDTEIVNTPYYGYALNWALDKELPIIQKVRDTVNKAQLTGREPVILTRRKDFRFGFVRVLERYQLDVPVLSISELSPETEVEQIALIEPT; this is encoded by the coding sequence ATGGGGAATTTAGGTGCTATAAAAAAATATTTTGCTATCTTGATTGCGGTCTCGTTTGTTATTGCACTTATTGTGCCATTACCTCCATTTGTGTTGGATTTAGTGCTTGTGACGATCTTGGCGTTCTCAGTATTAGTTTACATGCGTGCCACATCAATTAAAGATTGGAATGAATTAAAGTCATTTCCTTCTTTACTGCTTTTGATGGGGATATTTCGTGTTTCTATCAATATTTCGACGACGCGGGCGATTTTAACGACGGGGGATCCGGGGCAAGTAATTAAGCAATTCGGGAACTTTGTAATTGGTAGTAATTTTGTTGTCGGGATTGTAATTTTTATCATTTTAATTGTCTTTCAGTTTATTGTGGCAAATGGTTCTTCTCGGACGGCCGAGGTGGCGGCGAGATTTACGCTTGATGCGCTTCCTGGTAAACAAATGGCGATTGATGCGGATCTGAATCAGCGCTTGATTACAGAGCCGGAAGCCAAAGAAAAACGTGCGTACTTGAATATGGAGACCGAATTTTACGGTGCAATGGACGGAGCTGGGAAATTTGTAAAAGGGGACGTTCTTTTTACCGTTTTGCTCGCTGTTGTTAATATCGTTTTTGGTTTAATTGTCGGAATGGTTCAAGGAGGGCTTTCGTTCGGGGAAGCCGCGGTGAAATATACGGAGTTAACTATTGGGGATGGCATCGTGAGCCAAATTGGTTCGCTTTTAATGGCGATGTCTGCTGGGGTTATTGTTACCCGGGTATTTGATGGTTCGGATGATAACGTTGCGGTCGGGATTTTCAAAGAATTAATGCAAAACTCGGTGGTCGTTTATACGCTCGCTGCGATGTTTATTTTAATGGGAGTATTTAGCCCGCTGCCAACGATTCCGTTTGTCGGGATTGGCGTAGTGCTTGGAATTATTGGCTATCGTACACAATTCAATTTAAAGAAAAAAGAGCAGTTGGAACTGGAAAAAGAAATGGAACTGATTCAATCAGAAACAAATTCGGCGGAAGCGGAGCATAATCAAGCATTTGGCGCGGCACGAGAGAAATTTCCGGTTGTGGTCGAACTTGGTTTAAACATTGCCGCACTCGTGAAGCAAAAGATGAACGGTGAAACGGCGAAGGATAAAGTTGTCTTAATGCGGAAATCGATTTTACAAGATTTAGGTATTGGGGTTCCGGGGATTAATTTTAAAGATAATACGAGTTTTCAGCCGCGCGGGAAGTATGAAATTAAAGTGAAAGGCGTAGCGGTTGCGAGTGGTGTTTTAAAAGCAGGCCATTTACTGGCTTTGAAAACACCGGGTGTGATGATGGATCTTGATGCTGAACCTACCAAGGATCCAATTTTCGGGGAAGATGGTTATTGGATTTTGCCGGGCGAGCTAGAAGATGCGCAAATGAAGAACTATCAGGTGCTTGAGCCGCTGAGTATTTTAATTACGCATTTGGATGTTGTGCTTAGGAAGAACTTGCATGAACTCCTGATGCGTCAACAAATTAAAGATTTAATTGACGGGCTTGCCGATGAAAACCAAATTTTGATTGATGAAATTAAGAAAAAGGAAATCGATTATTCGCTCATTCAAGGAGTGCTAAGACAGCTTTTGAAAGAAGGGATTTCGGTTCGTGATTTGCCAACGATTGTCGAAGGGATTATCGATGGACAAACGATTTATCCAAATGACCTTGACGGGATTACGGCGTTTGTTAGGGAGCGGATTTCGAAAGTCATTTGTGAACAAGCGAAAAACCAAGACGGCAAAATTTACGCGCTACTTTTACAGGATTCGATTGAAATGGATACGGAAATTGTCAACACGCCGTATTATGGCTACGCGCTGAACTGGGCGCTCGATAAGGAACTGCCAATCATTCAAAAAGTAAGGGATACCGTGAATAAAGCGCAACTTACTGGGCGCGAACCCGTCATTTTAACAAGGCGGAAAGATTTTCGTTTTGGCTTTGTACGAGTTTTAGAAAGATATCAATTGGATGTGCCGGTGCTATCCATTAGCGAACTGTCGCCGGAAACAGAAGTGGAGCAAATCGCACTGATTGAACCAACTTGA
- the flhF gene encoding flagellar biosynthesis protein FlhF produces MGKHLVEKMEIFKGNSKREIHKKIQLVTNEPYKITDERVTKLGIFKKQYEVTAVIMSEVAIADGRMDFQETFQKSVVKNRPKTDDLLKKEKLLEMLAAGAELAQSTPLLEERKTQEEELSTMRLELAALNRELAVKMRAEREQNSDFVKFLKSRGISDTYVADFMQAGRKQFKQVETAHLDDIADWFVPYLSGKLAVEDSFDLSNHRIISLIGQTGVGKTTTLVKLGWQLLKQNHTVGFITTDTFRSGAVEQFQGYADKLEVELIVATSPAELEEAVQYMTYVSGVDHILIDTVGRNYLAEESVNEIAAYTDVVHPDLTCFTFSSGMKSADVMTILPKLAEIPIDGFIITKMDETTRIGDLYTVMQETNLPVLYMTDGQNITENIFRPKSRWLAERFVGTDRRQVLE; encoded by the coding sequence ATGGGAAAACATTTAGTAGAAAAGATGGAAATTTTTAAGGGAAATTCGAAACGTGAAATACATAAAAAAATTCAATTAGTAACGAATGAGCCATATAAAATTACGGATGAACGTGTCACAAAGCTTGGAATTTTTAAGAAACAGTATGAAGTGACGGCGGTCATTATGAGTGAAGTGGCGATTGCGGATGGACGAATGGACTTCCAAGAAACCTTCCAAAAATCAGTTGTCAAAAACAGGCCGAAAACAGACGACTTATTAAAAAAAGAAAAATTACTCGAAATGCTTGCTGCTGGGGCGGAACTGGCGCAATCAACACCGCTTCTCGAAGAACGAAAAACACAGGAAGAAGAACTATCGACGATGCGTCTGGAACTGGCGGCTTTAAACCGTGAGCTGGCTGTGAAAATGCGCGCCGAACGTGAGCAAAACAGTGATTTCGTGAAATTTTTGAAGAGCCGCGGGATTAGTGATACTTACGTGGCGGACTTTATGCAGGCGGGGCGGAAGCAGTTTAAGCAAGTGGAAACAGCGCATTTGGACGATATTGCGGATTGGTTTGTCCCGTATTTATCAGGAAAATTGGCGGTGGAAGATTCGTTTGATTTAAGCAATCACCGGATTATTTCGTTGATTGGGCAAACGGGTGTTGGGAAAACGACGACGCTTGTGAAACTTGGTTGGCAGCTTTTAAAACAAAATCATACAGTGGGCTTTATTACAACGGATACTTTCCGGTCGGGGGCGGTTGAGCAGTTCCAAGGCTACGCGGATAAACTTGAAGTGGAGCTTATTGTTGCGACTAGCCCAGCGGAACTAGAGGAAGCCGTGCAGTACATGACTTATGTTAGCGGCGTTGATCACATTTTGATTGATACGGTTGGTAGAAATTATTTAGCCGAAGAATCAGTGAATGAGATTGCCGCGTACACCGATGTGGTGCATCCAGATTTAACTTGTTTTACGTTCTCATCAGGAATGAAAAGCGCTGATGTGATGACGATTTTACCAAAATTAGCAGAAATTCCAATCGACGGTTTTATTATTACAAAAATGGATGAAACGACTCGAATTGGTGATTTATACACCGTGATGCAAGAAACGAATTTGCCAGTGTTATACATGACGGACGGGCAAAATATTACGGAAAATATTTTCAGACCAAAAAGTCGTTGGTTAGCGGAGCGGTTTGTTGGGACGGATAGGAGGCAGGTGCTGGAATGA
- a CDS encoding flagellar basal-body rod protein FlgG: MKGLYIGAAGMMNYMQHIQVHSNNVANAQTPGFKFDQLTSEVISRNKVNYQNGPVARQVGTIDYGVRPAATHINLTAGSSYITNRDRDFFMQDTNPTLGSNFFITAKNGEISLSRGGQFHSDQFGFLRTADGANLLSATGEAIQVGQKTSIRAEANGDLYNAETNQYLGRLGTKFVSADQADSLVKDGEGRLHVNGVNTMNLPAGQGIIQNGVIETSNVDLGVEMVQLMDNQRMVQASKNVVNMFDKVYDKEASGLIRQ, from the coding sequence ATGAAGGGATTATATATTGGGGCAGCTGGGATGATGAACTATATGCAACATATTCAAGTGCATTCGAATAACGTGGCCAATGCGCAGACGCCGGGTTTCAAATTTGATCAGCTTACGAGTGAAGTGATTTCCAGAAACAAGGTGAACTATCAAAACGGACCTGTTGCAAGGCAAGTTGGGACGATTGATTACGGGGTTCGACCTGCAGCAACGCATATTAATTTAACAGCTGGTTCGAGTTACATTACAAACCGCGACCGAGATTTCTTTATGCAAGATACCAACCCGACACTAGGAAGCAATTTTTTTATCACAGCTAAAAATGGCGAAATTTCGCTTTCACGTGGTGGCCAGTTTCATTCCGACCAGTTCGGTTTTCTGCGGACAGCAGATGGTGCCAATTTACTCAGTGCGACTGGGGAAGCGATTCAGGTGGGGCAAAAAACATCGATTCGTGCCGAAGCAAATGGCGATTTATACAATGCGGAAACCAATCAATACCTCGGAAGGCTTGGAACGAAATTTGTTTCCGCCGATCAAGCGGATAGTTTGGTGAAAGACGGTGAAGGACGACTGCATGTAAATGGCGTAAACACAATGAATTTGCCAGCTGGACAAGGGATTATCCAAAATGGTGTTATCGAAACGTCGAATGTTGATTTAGGCGTTGAAATGGTACAACTCATGGATAACCAGCGTATGGTACAAGCTTCGAAAAATGTCGTCAATATGTTTGATAAAGTGTACGACAAAGAAGCAAGCGGATTAATTCGTCAGTAA
- a CDS encoding CheR family methyltransferase: MIPDLEKDYLYFTRVVKRDLGLDLALYKETQMKRRILSFIVKKKYITFGEFFKHLKKDAVLLDEFISLITINVSSFFRNRNRWDALEKQVIPRLLEDSRGKLRVWSAACSSGEEPYSLAIMMERSVGTRHYDILATDLEPAILKRAVIGEYQSRQMEELSEQERQTAFTEKGDTYQILPAYRKAIRFRRHDLLTDYYEKGFDLIVCRNVLIYFTAEGKHQAYQKFADSLRRGGVLFIGGSEQILNPADYGLATLNNFFYIKT; the protein is encoded by the coding sequence ATGATTCCAGATTTGGAAAAGGATTATCTTTACTTTACTCGTGTCGTCAAAAGGGACTTAGGGTTAGATTTAGCGCTCTACAAAGAAACGCAAATGAAACGGCGGATTTTGTCTTTTATTGTGAAGAAGAAATATATTACTTTTGGAGAATTTTTCAAACATCTCAAAAAAGATGCCGTGCTGTTGGATGAGTTTATTAGTTTGATTACCATCAATGTGTCGTCGTTTTTCCGTAATCGCAATCGCTGGGATGCGTTGGAAAAACAAGTGATTCCAAGACTGCTTGAAGATAGTCGCGGGAAGCTCCGGGTTTGGAGTGCGGCTTGTTCATCGGGGGAGGAGCCGTATTCGCTGGCAATCATGATGGAACGTTCAGTCGGGACAAGACATTATGATATTTTAGCAACGGATCTTGAACCAGCTATTTTAAAACGCGCGGTCATCGGGGAATATCAAAGTCGTCAAATGGAAGAACTAAGCGAACAAGAGCGACAAACGGCATTCACCGAAAAAGGGGATACATATCAGATTTTACCGGCATATCGGAAGGCGATTCGTTTTAGACGTCACGATTTGTTGACCGATTACTACGAAAAAGGCTTTGATTTAATTGTCTGTCGCAATGTGTTGATTTATTTCACGGCAGAAGGAAAGCATCAAGCTTACCAAAAATTTGCAGATTCACTAAGACGTGGCGGGGTTCTTTTCATCGGCGGATCAGAGCAGATTTTGAACCCAGCTGATTACGGGCTGGCCACATTAAATAATTTTTTCTACATAAAAACCTAG
- a CDS encoding DUF3964 family protein encodes MGRMENIKNLAFFEDKPGLAEQILMLEKKEQLFLPNEFEIRQTVGYQIGDKEVILGRLESFYFLALKGVDEDNYRSQAFASEADAKAFFVHLPEMENELVAFWLNEVELVR; translated from the coding sequence ATGGGACGAATGGAAAACATTAAAAATTTAGCGTTTTTTGAGGATAAACCTGGACTAGCAGAACAAATCCTCATGCTTGAAAAGAAAGAACAACTTTTTTTACCAAATGAATTTGAAATTAGACAAACAGTGGGCTATCAAATCGGGGATAAAGAAGTCATTTTAGGTCGGCTCGAGTCATTTTATTTTCTCGCTTTAAAAGGTGTCGATGAAGATAACTACCGCTCGCAAGCCTTTGCCAGTGAAGCGGATGCCAAAGCGTTTTTCGTTCATTTACCAGAAATGGAAAACGAGTTAGTTGCTTTTTGGTTAAATGAAGTGGAATTAGTGCGCTGA
- the motA gene encoding flagellar motor stator protein MotA, producing MEITTIVGLVLAVIVIAGSFMIQNISLAMLFSAEALIVIILGTITAVMMAHPWSDVKVVPKLFKILFTKEKMPDKVDVLVQYKEYADEIRRSGVLALEDSVDEIEDPFMKRGMRLVVDGQSSPEFLRDVLEEEVASMEERHAAYAKIFASAGAYAPTLGVLGAAMGLIHAMGEMSNPDKLSEAIAAAFVCTIFGIFTGYVLWTPFANKLKVKSQKEVHLRYMMIEGVVALQERNAPRVVEERLLSFLSPKEKDVLRNGKGKKTREVEEIERGQASQETAGGTR from the coding sequence GTGGAAATAACAACGATTGTAGGGCTTGTTTTGGCAGTGATAGTCATTGCGGGTTCATTCATGATTCAAAATATATCACTGGCGATGTTATTTAGCGCTGAAGCATTAATTGTTATCATTCTTGGGACAATTACGGCTGTTATGATGGCGCACCCATGGAGTGATGTAAAAGTAGTACCGAAACTATTCAAAATTCTTTTCACAAAAGAGAAGATGCCGGACAAAGTGGATGTACTCGTGCAATACAAAGAATATGCAGATGAAATTAGGCGTAGCGGGGTACTGGCGCTGGAAGATTCTGTCGATGAAATTGAAGATCCATTTATGAAACGAGGCATGCGCTTAGTTGTAGATGGTCAATCTTCCCCAGAATTTTTACGGGACGTTTTGGAAGAAGAAGTAGCGAGCATGGAAGAACGTCATGCTGCTTATGCCAAGATTTTCGCATCAGCCGGAGCATATGCGCCGACGCTCGGTGTACTTGGAGCAGCGATGGGACTCATTCATGCAATGGGCGAAATGTCGAACCCGGACAAACTCAGCGAAGCGATAGCCGCGGCGTTTGTTTGTACCATTTTCGGTATTTTCACCGGTTACGTGCTTTGGACACCATTTGCCAATAAATTAAAAGTGAAATCACAAAAAGAAGTGCATTTGAGATATATGATGATTGAGGGAGTCGTCGCGCTTCAAGAGCGAAATGCACCACGTGTTGTGGAAGAACGTTTATTATCTTTTTTAAGTCCAAAAGAGAAAGATGTGCTGCGAAATGGAAAAGGGAAGAAAACGAGAGAAGTGGAGGAAATTGAGCGTGGCCAAGCGTCGCAAGAAACCGCAGGAGGAACACGTTGA
- a CDS encoding flagellar motor protein MotB: MAKRRKKPQEEHVDETWLIPYSDLLTLLLALFIVLFASSSVDAKKFEQMGNAFKKIVEEGAAGNQAYVSKEKGPDDPNVNAVLKAMEEQDKKKEANEQEKAKKAAAALLKKQNEEKIEAFKKQIDSYITAENLGTKMTTKYSDEGLLITIRDDILFQSGSAELSAGKREIAKEIGELFAQGKGTMEGIVSGHTDNVPISTSIYSSNWELSVARAVNFMEAIIQENSEVNPGEFSARGYGEFRPVAKNDIAANREKNRRVEIMVRPINRDTLDEDE; the protein is encoded by the coding sequence GTGGCCAAGCGTCGCAAGAAACCGCAGGAGGAACACGTTGATGAAACGTGGCTAATTCCATATAGTGATTTGCTGACACTTTTACTTGCTCTATTTATCGTTCTGTTTGCCTCCAGTTCAGTTGATGCAAAAAAATTCGAACAAATGGGAAATGCGTTTAAGAAAATTGTGGAGGAAGGCGCGGCAGGCAACCAAGCATATGTATCAAAAGAAAAAGGACCAGATGATCCAAATGTGAATGCAGTCTTGAAGGCGATGGAAGAGCAAGATAAAAAGAAAGAAGCAAACGAACAAGAGAAAGCCAAAAAAGCAGCAGCAGCCTTACTTAAAAAGCAAAATGAAGAAAAGATTGAAGCCTTTAAAAAACAAATTGATAGCTATATAACGGCAGAAAATTTGGGAACGAAAATGACGACGAAATACTCGGATGAAGGGCTATTGATTACTATCCGCGATGATATTTTATTCCAGTCGGGTAGTGCAGAATTATCAGCTGGGAAACGCGAAATAGCCAAAGAAATCGGCGAACTTTTTGCGCAAGGTAAGGGAACGATGGAAGGGATTGTTTCTGGACATACGGATAATGTGCCGATAAGTACATCGATTTATTCTTCCAACTGGGAACTAAGTGTCGCCCGTGCCGTTAATTTCATGGAAGCAATCATTCAAGAAAATAGTGAAGTAAACCCCGGCGAGTTTAGTGCTCGTGGCTACGGCGAATTCAGACCCGTCGCCAAAAATGATATCGCAGCAAATCGCGAAAAAAATCGGCGTGTAGAAATCATGGTGCGCCCGATTAATCGCGATACGCTTGATGAAGATGAGTAG
- a CDS encoding tetratricopeptide repeat-containing glycosyltransferase family 2 protein — protein sequence MRPLISICMIVKNEAHILRQSLASFRKFTEEIIIVDTGSTDETKEIAQEFTDFVYDFEWTGNFSDARNFAAKHATGKWILAIDADECLEEESYCKLEKQLKSPVEPIQMAQIISFTGEKGRVTTTNQMARVYKNDGTICFRGVIHEQLEAINKRPIAAGFAEVKIYHYGYMSEIVEKQGKSGRNLRLLEKEVKNNKNSGFVHFNIGQEMNRLGNKKEALKEFSEAFRLRDHNHYIWAKLSAYHISELLEQEKRYDESLAIIEEARVIWPNVPEFPLKKANILYVNHQLEDAKEIYQSLLENTAIDYQPIVLYEATNFMPHKMLGTIYLEEKDYTRAMTHFSKAYAENSSDYGVMFQMIMLLSKFHQPKEIFAFIERHNFIASTETGLRLLSMTTQQGYAELSELIVQSLTDVYPPIAEATEVKIATIRNVFPVISESAILFGIKEELIDAADLCLWHYENPQLPIENVMKNSDVGDIYDFIFENGPRISKKRYLFVLERAIALGKGEFADYLLALRNVYHDSINSHIADLFFQYDFADIALDFYNIVDADEVTKQGYINLINYLVDADVLDEALAIAERGIDNFSTDFRFYLWAIKIDTENRANRISEAMDEFPNNRYLAKLLDEVSMLQDTVTNNR from the coding sequence ATGCGGCCGTTAATTTCGATTTGTATGATAGTCAAAAATGAAGCACATATTTTAAGACAAAGTTTAGCGTCTTTTAGAAAATTTACGGAAGAAATCATTATTGTAGATACAGGTTCCACTGACGAAACCAAGGAAATCGCACAAGAATTCACTGATTTTGTCTATGACTTTGAATGGACAGGCAACTTTTCTGATGCAAGAAACTTTGCAGCCAAACATGCAACGGGAAAATGGATTTTAGCCATTGATGCAGACGAATGTTTGGAAGAAGAAAGTTATTGCAAATTAGAAAAACAATTAAAATCACCAGTCGAACCAATTCAAATGGCGCAAATCATTAGCTTTACAGGGGAAAAAGGGCGAGTGACAACAACGAACCAAATGGCGCGGGTTTATAAAAATGACGGCACAATTTGCTTCCGCGGCGTGATCCATGAACAACTGGAAGCAATCAACAAACGTCCGATTGCAGCTGGTTTTGCTGAAGTGAAGATTTATCATTATGGCTATATGTCGGAAATTGTTGAAAAACAAGGTAAATCAGGTCGTAATTTACGTTTATTAGAAAAAGAAGTTAAAAATAATAAAAATAGCGGATTTGTTCATTTTAATATCGGGCAAGAAATGAATCGACTTGGTAATAAAAAAGAAGCGCTGAAAGAATTCTCAGAAGCATTCCGATTGCGCGATCACAATCACTACATTTGGGCGAAACTAAGCGCTTATCATATTTCCGAACTACTAGAGCAAGAAAAACGCTACGACGAAAGTTTAGCAATTATTGAAGAAGCAAGAGTCATTTGGCCAAACGTACCAGAATTCCCACTTAAAAAAGCCAATATTTTATATGTGAACCACCAACTCGAAGACGCCAAAGAAATCTACCAAAGTTTGCTAGAAAATACTGCAATTGACTACCAACCAATCGTGTTGTACGAAGCAACAAACTTCATGCCACACAAAATGCTTGGAACGATTTACTTAGAAGAAAAAGATTATACGCGCGCGATGACTCATTTTTCTAAAGCCTATGCGGAAAATAGTTCTGATTATGGTGTGATGTTCCAAATGATTATGCTACTTAGCAAATTCCATCAACCAAAAGAAATTTTCGCGTTTATAGAACGTCATAACTTTATTGCTAGCACTGAAACGGGCTTGCGTTTACTTTCGATGACAACCCAACAAGGTTATGCGGAACTATCTGAACTCATCGTTCAATCGCTAACCGATGTATACCCGCCAATCGCAGAAGCAACCGAAGTGAAAATCGCAACAATCCGTAACGTCTTCCCGGTAATTAGCGAATCCGCTATTTTATTCGGTATTAAAGAAGAGCTGATTGATGCAGCTGACTTATGTTTGTGGCACTATGAAAACCCGCAATTACCAATCGAAAACGTCATGAAAAATAGTGATGTTGGCGATATTTACGATTTTATTTTTGAAAACGGTCCGAGAATTAGCAAAAAACGCTATTTGTTTGTGTTAGAACGGGCAATTGCACTTGGAAAAGGTGAGTTTGCTGATTACTTATTGGCACTTCGAAACGTTTACCATGATAGCATTAATAGCCATATTGCGGACTTGTTTTTCCAATATGATTTTGCGGATATCGCGCTTGATTTTTACAATATCGTCGACGCAGACGAAGTGACAAAACAAGGCTACATCAACCTCATCAATTACTTAGTAGACGCTGATGTACTGGATGAAGCACTTGCGATTGCAGAACGAGGCATCGATAATTTTAGTACCGATTTCCGTTTTTACCTTTGGGCAATCAAAATTGATACCGAAAACCGTGCGAATCGGATTAGCGAAGCAATGGACGAATTCCCGAATAACCGCTATTTAGCAAAGCTTTTGGATGAAGTTAGCATGCTTCAAGACACTGTTACAAACAATCGATAG
- a CDS encoding chemotaxis protein, translating into MTEEKGILLQSGTNELEIVTFTVGENLFCINVLKVKEIIHPLEVTPVPDSNPAIEGVSQVRGEIMPVVNLARVMKLPEIEPENTKFIITELNQMKIVFRVDEVHRIQRISWEQIEEPEKLSIGLEELAVGIVKLDGNLVLLLDYEKIIYEISGNADFAVTGEDRIARKVNREEKTIFIAEDSQMLRQLLEDTLHEAGYTNLQFFANGREAQEHIFKLLKEQKEQTFENVNLLITDIEMPQMDGHHLTKVIKEDEIGRELPVVIFSSLITEDLEHKGAGVGADAQVSKPNIHQLINILDELVL; encoded by the coding sequence ATGACAGAAGAAAAAGGAATTTTACTACAAAGTGGAACAAATGAATTAGAAATTGTTACATTTACCGTTGGCGAAAACTTATTTTGTATTAACGTTTTAAAAGTGAAAGAAATTATTCATCCGCTTGAAGTAACGCCTGTACCAGATTCGAACCCGGCAATTGAAGGTGTTTCCCAAGTGCGCGGTGAAATCATGCCAGTCGTGAACCTTGCTCGTGTGATGAAATTACCCGAAATCGAACCAGAAAACACGAAATTCATTATCACAGAACTAAACCAAATGAAAATTGTTTTCCGTGTCGACGAGGTTCATCGTATCCAACGTATTTCATGGGAACAAATTGAAGAACCAGAAAAACTATCGATTGGTTTGGAAGAATTAGCAGTTGGTATCGTGAAACTAGACGGCAATCTAGTGCTATTGCTTGATTATGAAAAAATCATTTATGAAATCAGCGGAAATGCCGATTTTGCTGTGACTGGCGAAGACCGTATAGCACGAAAAGTAAACCGTGAAGAGAAGACTATCTTTATTGCCGAAGACTCACAAATGCTGCGTCAACTGCTTGAAGATACGCTTCATGAGGCGGGTTACACAAATCTACAATTCTTTGCTAACGGCCGCGAAGCCCAAGAACATATTTTCAAATTACTCAAAGAACAAAAAGAGCAAACTTTTGAAAATGTTAACTTGTTAATCACGGATATCGAAATGCCTCAAATGGACGGACACCATTTAACAAAAGTAATTAAAGAAGATGAAATTGGCCGCGAATTGCCAGTTGTTATTTTCTCATCACTTATTACCGAAGATCTAGAACACAAAGGTGCAGGTGTTGGTGCCGATGCGCAAGTAAGTAAACCCAATATTCACCAACTGATTAATATTTTAGATGAGCTAGTTTTATAA
- a CDS encoding FliC/FljB family flagellin, with product MKVNTNIISLKTQEYLRKNNEGMTQAQERLASGKRINSSLDDAAGLAVVTRMNVKSTGLDAASKNSSMGIDLLQTADSALSSMSSILQRMRQLAVQSSNGSFSDEDRKQYTAEFGSLIKELDHVADTTNYNNIKLLDQTATGAATQVSIQASDKANDLINIDLFNAKGLSAGTITLGSGSTVAGYSALSVADADSSQQATEAIDELINNISNGRALLGAGMSRLSYNVSNVNNQSIATKASASSIEDADMAAEMSEMTKYKILTQTSISMLSQANQTPQMLTQLINS from the coding sequence ATGAAAGTAAATACTAATATCATTAGCTTGAAAACACAAGAATATCTTCGTAAAAATAACGAAGGCATGACTCAAGCACAAGAACGTTTGGCATCTGGTAAACGTATTAACAGTTCTCTTGATGACGCTGCTGGTCTTGCAGTTGTTACTCGTATGAACGTTAAATCTACAGGCTTAGATGCAGCAAGCAAAAACTCATCCATGGGTATTGACTTGTTACAAACAGCGGATTCAGCTCTTAGCTCCATGAGTTCAATCTTGCAACGTATGCGTCAATTAGCAGTACAATCTTCTAACGGTTCATTCAGTGACGAAGATCGTAAACAATATACTGCTGAATTCGGTAGCTTGATCAAAGAACTTGATCACGTTGCTGACACTACTAACTACAACAACATTAAATTGCTAGATCAAACTGCTACAGGTGCTGCTACTCAAGTAAGCATCCAAGCGTCTGATAAAGCTAATGACTTAATCAATATCGATCTTTTCAATGCAAAAGGTCTTTCTGCTGGAACAATCACTTTAGGTAGTGGTTCTACAGTTGCTGGTTATAGTGCATTATCCGTTGCTGATGCTGATTCTTCTCAACAAGCAACAGAAGCTATTGATGAATTAATCAATAACATTTCTAACGGTCGTGCGCTTCTAGGTGCTGGTATGAGTCGCCTTAGCTACAATGTATCTAACGTGAACAACCAATCCATCGCAACTAAAGCATCTGCTTCATCCATTGAAGATGCAGATATGGCTGCTGAAATGTCCGAAATGACTAAATACAAAATTCTTACACAAACATCTATCAGCATGCTTTCTCAAGCAAACCAAACACCGCAAATGTTAACTCAATTAATTAACAGCTAA